The following proteins are encoded in a genomic region of Gimesia algae:
- a CDS encoding carboxypeptidase-like regulatory domain-containing protein, translating into MWIYQLKFLHALCLMTACLLAGCAGGGADTPDLGQVSGTITLDGQPLTQASVTFQPQSGAPSVGMTDETGHYELAYNTDTQGAIPGQHAVRISKMGEPGSPNDTEDQVPAKFNQNSKLTAEVKPGENTVNFDLDSKAK; encoded by the coding sequence ATGTGGATTTATCAACTTAAGTTTTTACATGCACTCTGCCTGATGACAGCCTGCCTGCTTGCCGGCTGCGCAGGGGGAGGAGCAGATACACCCGATCTGGGACAGGTCTCAGGTACGATCACTTTAGATGGGCAACCACTGACACAGGCCTCCGTGACGTTTCAACCTCAGTCGGGAGCCCCTTCGGTAGGCATGACTGATGAAACCGGCCATTATGAACTGGCTTACAACACTGATACACAGGGAGCGATACCAGGCCAGCACGCGGTACGCATCAGTAAGATGGGTGAACCGGGTTCACCCAATGACACAGAAGATCAGGTCCCGGCAAAATTTAATCAAAACTCAAAACTCACTGCGGAAGTCAAACCGGGCGAGAACACCGTGAATTTCGATCTGGATTCGAAAGCCAAGTAG